The following proteins come from a genomic window of Lolium rigidum isolate FL_2022 chromosome 5, APGP_CSIRO_Lrig_0.1, whole genome shotgun sequence:
- the LOC124651118 gene encoding uncharacterized protein LOC124651118 isoform X1 has translation MVGGQKKTGQGRMDAAIDHFAQMGYNKADVRKVVNNLIKNVYGDKGWPFLEESGYLVVQEALFEKQEQDEKLQLQLVQEEHQVEVQQQEGAMMGAPPESDMPIVKVHNEVPSETVFAVEQTEQLVPMIIDPPAPTAALPHPPATGSGRTRLPCYGWISESESDSDYEEFLASRQQQVHVPTSGRDLPKRKRPSRWDVK, from the exons ATGGTCGGGGGCCAGAAGAAGACTGGGCAGGGGCGGATGGATGCCGCGATCGACCACTTTGCCCAGATGGGCTACAACAAGGCCGACGTCCGCAAAGTCGTCAATAACCTCATCAAG AATGTGTATGGGGACAAAGGGTGGCCGTTCCTGGAGGAAAGCGGGTACCTCGTAGTGCAGGAAGCCCTCTTCGAGAAGCAGGAGCAGGACGAGAAGCTGCAGCTGCAGTTGGTGCAGGAGGAGCATCAGGTGGAGGTTCAG CAACAAGAAGGAGCAATGATGGGGGCACCGCCAGAAAGCGACATGCCAATTGTGAAGGTTCACAATGAGGTGCCATCTGAAACTGTGTTTGCAGTTGAGCAAACAGAGCAACTGGTCCCCATGATCATTGACCCACCTGCTCCCACAGCTGCATTGCCACATCCGCCAGCTACAGGAAGCGGTCGCACAAGGCTTCCCTGCTATGGATGGATCAGTGAGTCTGAGAGTGACTCAGACTATGAAGAGTTTCTTGCAAGTCGACAACAGCAGGTGCATGTCCCAACTTCAGGACGAGACCTTCCTAAAAGGAAGCGGCCAAGTAGGTGGGATGTGAAATGA
- the LOC124651118 gene encoding uncharacterized protein LOC124651118 isoform X2 codes for MVGGQKKTGQGRMDAAIDHFAQMGYNKADVRKVVNNLIKNVYGDKGWPFLEESGYLVVQEALFEKQEQDEKLQLQLVQEEHQVEVQQQEGAMMGAPPESDMPIVKVHNELHCHIRQLQEAVAQGFPAMDGSVSLRVTQTMKSFLQVDNSRCMSQLQDETFLKGSGQVGGM; via the exons ATGGTCGGGGGCCAGAAGAAGACTGGGCAGGGGCGGATGGATGCCGCGATCGACCACTTTGCCCAGATGGGCTACAACAAGGCCGACGTCCGCAAAGTCGTCAATAACCTCATCAAG AATGTGTATGGGGACAAAGGGTGGCCGTTCCTGGAGGAAAGCGGGTACCTCGTAGTGCAGGAAGCCCTCTTCGAGAAGCAGGAGCAGGACGAGAAGCTGCAGCTGCAGTTGGTGCAGGAGGAGCATCAGGTGGAGGTTCAG CAACAAGAAGGAGCAATGATGGGGGCACCGCCAGAAAGCGACATGCCAATTGTGAAGGTTCACAATGAG CTGCATTGCCACATCCGCCAGCTACAGGAAGCGGTCGCACAAGGCTTCCCTGCTATGGATGGATCAGTGAGTCTGAGAGTGACTCAGACTATGAAGAGTTTCTTGCAAGTCGACAACAGCAGGTGCATGTCCCAACTTCAGGACGAGACCTTCCTAAAAGGAAGCGGCCAAGTAGGTGGGATGTGA
- the LOC124655460 gene encoding F-box/LRR-repeat protein 14-like translates to MEDLPEALLADIVLRITSTSDLNSLSLVSKRLYVIDSSQRSAIRIGCGSFPAREALASLCSRFPNLSKVEIDYAGWTSGHGNQLDNKDLLVISSQCPSLTELTLSFCSDINDSGLRYLAYCKKLIYLRLNSVPEITSSGLLSVAVSCKSLSGLLLIACEKIGSVEWLEYLGWNGILEELVVKNCKGISQYDLLQFGPGWMKLRKFDFEMKGGFWGGHSYEEGGFDPLYNVHKPSRSDIWCESLKDLRLACFKTETEVGLRFLLGKCKSLERLCLEYVHGLNDNDIIVLSESCRNLKSISLWLTPTRYDDLNGDGFRTAFTDNSLKALALNCSMLEAVELTFAGCEHTYPSEIGFTQKGLVVLIQSCPIRVLVLNGANFFDDEGMMALSSAPLLETLELVDCREVTDAGLCFIARTPCLINLTLRHCKRVTDVGVAELVNSQKLKSLIIECCRRVSEKAVQGAGRSVQYSVETASPGGLKRIYPMLPG, encoded by the coding sequence ATGGAAGATCTCCCAGAGGCACTGTTGGCAGATATCGTCTTAAGGATTACCAGCACAAGCGATCTGAATTCTCTTTCCCTTGTGTCGAAGCGGCTCTACGTCATTGATTCATCTCAAAGGAGTGCTATTCGCATCGGCTGTGGCTCTTTCCCTGCTAGAGAAGCATTGGCATCACTTTGCTCCCGGTTCCCAAATTTGTCAAAAGTGGAAATCGATTATGCTGGTTGGACGAGTGGTCATGGGAATCAGTTGGACAATAAAGATCTCCTTGTGATTTCATCTCAATGCCCCTCCCTGACTGAGCTCACCTTAAGCTTCTGCTCAGACATCAACGACTCTGGTCTTCGTTATCTAGCTTATTGCAAGAAATTGATATACCTTAGGTTGAACTCTGTACCAGAAATTACTTCAAGTGGGCTTCTATCTGTGGCAGTCAGTTGCAAGAGTCTATCTGGCCTCCTCCTTATCGCCTGTGAGAAAATCGGAAGTGTGGAGTGGCTGGAGTACCTTGGTTGGAACGGGATATTGGAAGAACTTGTAGTAAAGAATTGCAAGGGAATTAGCCAGTATGACCTCCTACAGTTTGGTCCAGGGTGGATGAAGCTTCGGAAGTTTGATTTTGAGATGAAGGGAGGATTCTGGGGTGGCCATAGCTATGAGGAGGGTGGTTTTGATCCCCTATACAATGTTCACAAACCAAGTAGATCTGATATCTGGTGTGAGAGTTTGAAGGATTTGAGGTTGGCTTGCTTTAAAACTGAGACAGAAGTAGGACTTCGTTTTCTGTTGGGGAAATGTAAATCACTGGAGAGGCTGTGCCTGGAGTATGTTCATGGTCTAAATGACAACGACATAATTGTGTTATCTGAGAGCTGCCGCAACCTTAAAAGCATCTCACTTTGGCTCACACCTACGCGCTATGATGATCTAAATGGTGATGGTTTCAGGACTGCATTTACTGACAACAGCCTTAAGGCTCTAGCACTCAATTGCTCGATGCTTGAGGCTGTTGAACTCACGTTTGCAGGTTGTGAGCACACGTATCCATCAGAAATAGGCTTCACACAGAAGGGTCTTGTGGTGCTCATTCAGTCTTGCCCGATTCGTGTTCTTGTGCTAAATGGCGCAAACTTCTTTGATGATGAGGGTATGATGGCACTCTCATCTGCTCCATTACTGGAGACACTCGAGCTTGTTGATTGCAGGGAAGTAACTGATGCTGGGTTGTGTTTCATTGCTCGTACCCCATGCTTGATTAATCTCACGCTCCGCCACTGTAAACGTGTGACTGATGTTGGAGTGGCCGAGCTGGTAAATTCACAGAAGTTAAAGTCTCTGATCATCGAATGCTGTCGCCGGGTCTCTGAGAAGGCTGTGCAGGGGGCTGGCAGATCTGTTCAATACTCCGTTGAGACTGCAAGCCCCGGTGGGCTGAAAAGAATATACCCAATGTTACCTGGATGA